A part of Ignavibacteriales bacterium genomic DNA contains:
- a CDS encoding NAD-binding protein: MKEEKLKLEDLLEKTNSNEDSERINNVAIIGAGIMGRGIAQTIAAAGIEVIIIEKDSKSLDRAKKNFFESIDHEIKRWAMTNSEKRAINGRVKWETKLDKSINCDLIIEAVEEDFELKKKIFIELDKQVKKETIFVSNTSTLSLTKLAGSISRNDQVIGMHFLNPVPKIPLVELVKSLHTSNKTVEKVKIFAARIGKTPVEVYEYPGFVTTRAIVPLLNEAMYILMEGVATAKDIDTAMKLGYNFQNGPLEMADMMGLDEVLAWMETLWKTLGEPRYRACPVLRKLVRERKLGKKTNEGFYKYDENGKIIS, from the coding sequence ATGAAGGAAGAAAAATTAAAGCTTGAAGACTTACTCGAAAAAACAAATTCGAATGAAGACTCAGAAAGAATAAATAATGTCGCAATCATTGGCGCGGGAATTATGGGCAGGGGTATAGCACAAACCATTGCGGCTGCCGGAATTGAAGTAATCATCATTGAGAAAGATAGTAAATCACTCGACAGAGCTAAGAAAAATTTCTTTGAATCAATTGACCATGAAATAAAGCGATGGGCAATGACTAATTCTGAAAAGCGCGCAATTAATGGAAGGGTTAAGTGGGAAACTAAACTTGATAAATCAATAAACTGCGATCTGATTATTGAAGCAGTTGAAGAAGATTTTGAATTAAAGAAAAAAATATTTATTGAGCTTGATAAGCAGGTAAAGAAAGAAACTATATTTGTTTCAAATACTTCCACGCTTAGCTTAACAAAACTTGCCGGGTCAATTTCCAGAAACGATCAGGTGATAGGTATGCACTTCTTAAATCCAGTGCCCAAAATTCCATTGGTCGAATTGGTAAAATCACTTCATACATCAAATAAAACAGTGGAGAAAGTAAAAATCTTTGCTGCACGAATCGGGAAAACACCTGTTGAAGTTTACGAGTATCCCGGGTTTGTAACTACCCGTGCTATAGTTCCTCTACTCAATGAAGCAATGTATATTTTAATGGAGGGTGTAGCAACTGCAAAAGATATTGATACTGCAATGAAATTAGGATATAATTTTCAGAACGGTCCATTGGAAATGGCAGATATGATGGGACTCGATGAAGTACTCGCCTGGATGGAAACACTTTGGAAAACTCTTGGTGAACCCCGATACAGAGCCTGCCCTGTGCTTCGTAAATTAGTACGTGAAAGAAAACTTGGTAAAAAAACAAATGAGGGATTTTACAAATACGATGAGAACGGGAAAATTATTTCCTGA
- a CDS encoding acetate kinase produces the protein MKILVLNCGSSSIKYQFIDTEQKIALAKGLVDRIGMTGAVLSHKRYNDDEIKIVGEILDHTIAVEYVLGVMLSKNHGVIEQKSDIEAVGHRVVHGGETFSDSVLINDEVMKVLHDNIELAPLHNPANIKGIQAVSRTLPDTPQVGVFDTAFHVKMPPKAYLYGIPYELYKKYKIRRYGFHGTSHLYVSQMAARILAKPIEDLKIVTAHLGNGCSMSAVHHGKSIDTTMGFTPLEGLLMGTRSGDLDPSLILYIMSKEGLTLSEAGTLLNKHSGLIGISGESSDMREILAAMKDDQKRSKYAFDIFCYKIKKYLGAYAAAMGGLDAFVFTGGIGENSPEVRAEVCKDLEFLGIEIDELKNEEKREVISTDNSRVKVLRIPTNEELVIALDTAKIVSEIK, from the coding sequence ATGAAAATCTTAGTTTTAAACTGCGGTAGTTCTTCAATTAAGTATCAATTTATAGATACGGAACAAAAAATTGCTTTAGCGAAGGGATTAGTAGATAGAATCGGAATGACGGGTGCAGTGCTATCACACAAAAGATATAATGACGATGAAATTAAAATCGTTGGTGAAATTCTTGACCACACAATTGCCGTTGAATACGTTTTAGGTGTAATGCTTAGTAAGAATCACGGTGTTATTGAGCAGAAGTCCGACATAGAAGCAGTTGGGCATCGTGTTGTTCATGGGGGTGAGACATTTTCAGATTCGGTTTTGATTAATGATGAAGTTATGAAAGTACTTCACGATAATATTGAGTTAGCGCCGCTCCACAATCCAGCTAACATAAAAGGAATACAGGCGGTAAGCAGAACTCTCCCCGATACACCGCAAGTGGGTGTATTTGATACAGCATTCCATGTTAAAATGCCGCCGAAAGCCTACCTCTACGGAATTCCGTATGAACTTTATAAAAAATATAAAATCAGACGTTATGGATTTCACGGAACTTCCCACTTGTATGTTTCGCAAATGGCTGCTCGAATCCTTGCAAAACCAATAGAAGATTTGAAAATTGTGACTGCCCATCTTGGCAATGGCTGCAGTATGTCTGCAGTTCACCACGGCAAATCAATTGATACCACAATGGGCTTCACCCCCCTTGAGGGATTGCTCATGGGAACAAGAAGCGGTGATCTCGATCCTTCCCTGATCCTTTACATAATGAGCAAAGAAGGTTTAACGCTTAGTGAAGCTGGTACCCTTCTGAATAAACACAGTGGATTAATTGGAATAAGCGGCGAGAGCAGCGATATGCGGGAAATTCTTGCGGCAATGAAGGATGACCAGAAGCGGTCTAAATATGCCTTTGATATTTTTTGCTATAAAATTAAAAAATACCTTGGTGCCTATGCTGCGGCAATGGGAGGGCTCGATGCATTTGTGTTTACCGGTGGTATTGGCGAGAACTCCCCCGAAGTGCGTGCCGAAGTCTGCAAAGATCTTGAATTCCTTGGAATTGAAATAGATGAACTGAAGAATGAGGAAAAAAGGGAGGTGATTTCAACTGATAATTCACGTGTTAAAGTTCTACGCATTCCCACGAATGAGGAACTTGTGATTGCGCTTGATACAGCAAAGATTGTTTCAGAAATAAAATAA
- a CDS encoding molybdenum cofactor guanylyltransferase translates to MYFDITGVILAGGKSSRMGVNKSFLELGNRSIIERIVDLLKSIFSEVIIITNTPDEYKFLNLPLYKDIYKWKGPLAGIHSGLLNSKTEQNFIISCDVPLMSKEMIEYIIEYKSDKPIKFCETAGYHQPLVGRYSKKILKEIEKFISNNEMSDKSFHCFLKSVDAEIIHPEKLLFYKDELFFNLNRPEDYENLKLKFDQN, encoded by the coding sequence ATGTATTTTGATATAACCGGAGTAATTCTTGCCGGCGGCAAAAGCTCTCGAATGGGAGTGAACAAATCTTTTTTGGAATTAGGAAATCGAAGCATCATCGAGCGTATTGTTGATTTGTTGAAATCAATTTTTTCTGAAGTAATAATAATCACAAACACGCCTGATGAATACAAATTTCTCAACCTTCCTTTATATAAAGATATTTACAAATGGAAAGGACCACTCGCCGGAATTCATTCAGGATTACTTAACTCAAAAACCGAACAAAATTTTATTATTTCATGTGATGTTCCTTTAATGAGCAAAGAAATGATTGAATACATTATCGAATACAAAAGTGATAAACCGATAAAATTTTGTGAAACTGCAGGTTATCATCAGCCATTGGTTGGACGCTACTCAAAAAAGATTTTAAAGGAAATTGAAAAATTTATCTCAAACAATGAAATGAGTGATAAGTCATTCCATTGTTTCTTAAAAAGTGTGGATGCAGAAATTATTCATCCTGAAAAATTACTTTTCTATAAAGATGAATTATTTTTTAATCTAAACAGGCCTGAAGATTATGAAAATCTAAAATTAAAATTCGATCAGAATTAA
- a CDS encoding cytochrome C biogenesis protein has protein sequence MIEEIFTVLSNALYENYWIALMASFGWGVLSILLSPCHLSSIPLVVGFISSQGKIALSRTFYISLIFSVGILITIAAIGIITASLGRLMGDVGSTGNYLVAGIFFLVGLYLLDIIKFDWNNSALRQTKSKGLLAALILGLLFGIALGPCTFAYMAPVLGIVFQTAQTNFASASLLLLAFGIGHCSVIVGAGTLSKKVQQYLNWTEESKAILWIKKICGVLVILGGVYLINVTF, from the coding sequence ATGATTGAAGAAATATTCACAGTACTAAGTAACGCCCTGTACGAAAACTATTGGATAGCATTGATGGCATCATTCGGATGGGGAGTTTTGTCTATTCTGCTTTCGCCCTGTCATTTATCAAGCATTCCACTTGTTGTTGGGTTTATAAGTTCGCAAGGTAAAATTGCACTTAGTAGAACATTTTATATCTCACTGATTTTTTCAGTTGGTATACTTATTACAATTGCTGCAATTGGAATCATCACAGCGTCACTCGGAAGATTAATGGGTGATGTCGGATCAACGGGAAATTACCTTGTTGCAGGAATTTTCTTTCTTGTTGGACTTTATCTTTTAGATATTATAAAGTTTGATTGGAACAACTCAGCATTAAGACAAACAAAATCTAAAGGATTATTAGCTGCACTAATCCTTGGATTACTTTTTGGAATTGCGCTTGGACCTTGCACGTTTGCTTATATGGCACCTGTACTTGGTATCGTATTTCAAACTGCACAAACAAATTTTGCATCTGCCTCATTGTTGTTGTTAGCTTTTGGTATCGGTCATTGCTCAGTAATTGTTGGAGCCGGAACTTTATCAAAAAAAGTTCAGCAATACTTAAACTGGACTGAAGAGTCGAAAGCAATTTTATGGATAAAGAAAATTTGTGGTGTGCTGGTAATATTGGGTGGGGTTTATTTAATCAATGTAACATTTTAA
- a CDS encoding ABC transporter ATP-binding protein has protein sequence MNAVETTLLSKIYSSNYGKSKVNALQELSLSVERGKIFGLLGPNGAGKTTLVKILLGITFQTSGSAVILGSDPHNYHFKNRVGYLPENHKYPSYLTGYQVLKYFGRLSGKDGVELEKKIDELLELVKLLQWKKTKIKSYSKGMMQRLGLAQALVNDPDLIFLDEPTDGVDPIGRKEIRDLLVELKNRQKTIFLNSHLLSEVELITDRVGILNRGQLLRDGTVKELTERKEEYEIMLDNFSGGNFQSDISGLQIKKQKEGLISVRVSSLIELNILIDELRSRQILIKEIKPLRTSLEDMFISVIKESEEGISK, from the coding sequence ATGAATGCGGTCGAAACAACTTTACTATCTAAAATTTACAGCTCGAATTATGGCAAAAGCAAAGTAAATGCTTTACAAGAATTGTCACTTAGTGTGGAAAGAGGAAAAATATTCGGTCTTCTCGGTCCTAATGGCGCCGGCAAAACAACACTTGTAAAAATATTGCTTGGAATCACTTTTCAAACTTCAGGCAGCGCAGTTATACTAGGGAGTGATCCCCATAATTATCATTTTAAAAACAGAGTAGGCTATCTCCCGGAAAATCATAAATACCCATCCTATTTAACAGGTTATCAAGTGCTAAAATATTTCGGACGCTTAAGCGGAAAGGATGGGGTAGAACTTGAAAAAAAAATAGATGAACTTCTTGAACTGGTAAAACTTTTACAATGGAAAAAAACAAAAATCAAATCTTATTCTAAAGGTATGATGCAGCGTTTAGGACTTGCCCAAGCGCTTGTTAACGATCCCGATCTTATTTTTTTAGATGAACCAACTGATGGCGTTGATCCAATTGGTAGAAAAGAAATTCGAGACTTGCTTGTGGAATTAAAAAACAGGCAGAAAACTATTTTCCTTAATAGTCATCTGCTTTCAGAGGTTGAATTAATAACGGATAGAGTTGGGATTCTTAATCGTGGACAGCTTTTGCGCGATGGTACAGTTAAGGAATTGACTGAAAGAAAAGAAGAATATGAAATAATGCTCGACAACTTCAGTGGTGGAAATTTTCAGTCAGATATTTCGGGTTTGCAAATAAAAAAGCAAAAGGAAGGGTTAATATCGGTACGTGTTTCATCGCTAATTGAGTTAAATATTTTAATTGATGAACTCCGGAGTAGACAAATATTAATTAAAGAAATTAAACCGCTTCGGACCTCTCTCGAAGATATGTTTATCTCTGTGATAAAAGAGTCGGAAGAAGGAATATCGAAATGA
- a CDS encoding SDR family oxidoreductase, which produces MDYGIQNKTALVTAASQGIGRAAAAALMAEGCNVAICSRSKEKLEQTCTEMKNKFGKEPFWLVCELNNPKDIESTVKTVTEKLGPIEILINNCGGPVPGFFDELNESDWEDAYNQVLMSAVRFSRFVLPSMIKSEWGRIVNITSISVKQPVEKLMLSNSLRSGLIGFAKTLSNEVARHNITVNNVAPGMTLTHRLYELAVVRAKDSGKSHEEILVEMAKQNPMNRLGTPDEIASLVAFLASKQASYLTGTTIQVDGGATKSML; this is translated from the coding sequence ATGGATTATGGTATTCAAAATAAAACTGCTCTGGTAACCGCCGCAAGTCAAGGTATAGGTAGAGCTGCTGCAGCAGCATTAATGGCTGAAGGATGCAATGTTGCAATCTGTTCACGTTCAAAAGAAAAGTTAGAACAAACTTGCACTGAGATGAAAAATAAATTCGGTAAAGAACCATTCTGGCTTGTCTGTGAATTAAATAATCCTAAAGATATTGAGAGCACTGTTAAAACCGTTACCGAGAAACTCGGACCGATTGAAATATTAATAAACAATTGCGGTGGACCTGTACCCGGGTTTTTCGATGAACTGAATGAGAGCGATTGGGAAGATGCCTATAATCAGGTTTTGATGAGTGCTGTTAGATTTTCCAGGTTCGTTCTTCCTTCAATGATTAAAAGTGAATGGGGGAGGATAGTCAACATCACTTCGATTTCTGTAAAACAGCCGGTTGAAAAACTAATGCTTTCAAATTCATTGCGAAGCGGTTTGATCGGCTTTGCTAAGACGCTTAGTAATGAAGTAGCACGCCATAATATTACGGTCAATAATGTTGCCCCGGGAATGACTTTGACCCATCGCTTGTACGAACTTGCAGTAGTTCGTGCAAAAGATTCAGGAAAATCTCATGAAGAAATTCTTGTTGAAATGGCAAAGCAAAATCCTATGAATCGCCTCGGAACTCCGGATGAAATAGCTTCACTTGTGGCTTTTCTTGCTTCTAAACAAGCAAGTTATTTAACCGGCACAACAATTCAAGTTGATGGCGGCGCTACTAAATCAATGCTTTAA
- a CDS encoding ABC transporter permease subunit, with amino-acid sequence MKNIWIVSLATIREAFARKVFIFFLIVTVLVLLIMIGTYSILNVDMLIGSINKAGGSGSMKEIISSLEFLVISPLAGLCILLSIFASSSFIPTMLEKGNIDLLLSKPISRDQLIIGKYLGGVLVVFINILLLILGVWLIISLKFSYWDFSFLLSALIITFAFAVLYSIIILFGVMTKSSIPGMMIAYFVLIILSPLLLAGRTQFKPMIENEIARTAIDVLYYCIPKISELMGNILYNVSTGQGITDYQPVLTSFLFLILMLGFTIYLFRKKDF; translated from the coding sequence ATGAAAAATATTTGGATAGTCTCGCTCGCCACAATAAGAGAAGCATTTGCGCGTAAGGTCTTTATATTTTTTTTGATAGTTACTGTTTTGGTGCTGCTGATAATGATTGGAACTTACAGCATATTAAATGTAGATATGTTGATTGGTTCAATCAACAAAGCAGGAGGCTCTGGTTCAATGAAAGAAATTATTTCTTCATTAGAATTTCTTGTTATATCTCCGCTGGCAGGTTTGTGCATTCTTCTCTCTATTTTTGCCAGCTCAAGTTTTATCCCCACCATGCTTGAAAAAGGAAATATTGATTTACTATTATCCAAACCGATTTCTCGCGATCAATTAATTATTGGAAAATACCTTGGGGGAGTGCTCGTTGTTTTTATAAATATTTTATTGCTAATACTCGGTGTTTGGCTGATCATTTCTTTAAAATTTTCTTATTGGGATTTTTCATTCTTGCTCTCTGCCCTAATAATTACTTTTGCTTTTGCCGTTCTGTACTCAATCATAATATTATTTGGGGTGATGACAAAAAGTTCTATACCTGGAATGATGATTGCATACTTTGTTCTTATAATTCTGAGCCCATTACTTTTAGCCGGCAGAACACAATTTAAACCAATGATCGAAAATGAAATTGCACGAACAGCAATAGATGTGCTTTATTATTGTATCCCAAAAATTTCTGAGCTGATGGGAAATATTTTGTATAATGTTTCTACCGGTCAAGGAATCACAGACTATCAACCTGTTTTGACATCGTTTTTGTTTTTAATTTTAATGTTAGGATTTACGATTTATTTATTTAGAAAAAAAGATTTTTAA